A single region of the Chiroxiphia lanceolata isolate bChiLan1 chromosome 20, bChiLan1.pri, whole genome shotgun sequence genome encodes:
- the LOC116796871 gene encoding myeloperoxidase-like yields the protein MTLLGSIITLCLVGATESSMNEVSEVLSDSSLLSLISEARQLVDTAYLQARRSLKKKLEEKLANPMDFLKHLKDPVGRTRSAVRAADYMETTLKLLKRKLHLSGEQRFNVTDLLSRKQKEMIFRGTGCYSQTRPIKCPKQDIYRTITGECNNRRHPHLGSSNRGFARWLPAVYEDGVSVPRGASEGRHYNGFPLPLVRKVSNEIAHTANENVTADQELSLVFMHWGQWVNHDIDLAPASGEGASLELLCHTDCAFKPPCFPIKFPPDDPRVVRPDTCMPFVQSAPVCNPRAFSREQLNAATSFIDASTLYGSDGALARSLRNLTSQLGLMAVNQDFTDAGLELLPFENVTKSVCVLTNLGANIPCFKAGDKRVTENLGLSTMHTIFLREHNRLVKELRELNPHWDGEKLYQESRKIVIAINQIITYRDYLPLLLAEETSKWIPQYRGYDEEVDPRASNVFSLAFRFGHTSVQPFVSRLDEGFQPLGSFSHVPLHLTFCATWRIITEGGIDPLVRGMVVDHAKKMEQNQLMVEELQNHLFEQLEVMGLDLAAMNMQRGRDHGLPGYNAWRGFCGLSQPQTVEEFSEVLGNPKLAKKFLDVYGTPDNIDLWIGAVAEPVVPQGRVGPLLSCIIGTQFRNLRDGDRFWWENPGVFTPQQLQALRKITLSKVFCDTTRIQKIPRDVFRINSYPEDFTDCQEIDGLDLSPWKDEPEGGTKDSSPAAQTSVGNP from the exons ATGACTCTCTTAGGATCCATCATCACCCTCTGCTTGGTCGGGGCCACGGAGTCCTCAATGAATG aGGTCTCAGAGGTACTGTCAGACTCGTCTCTTCTGAGCCTCATCAGTGAGGCCAGGCAGCTGGTGGACACAGCATATTTACAGGCCCGAAGGAG cttaaagaaaaaactggaggaaaagctTGCCAACCCAATGGATTTCCTGAAGCACCTTAAGGACCCTGTGGGAAGAACCAGGTCTGCAGTCCGGGCTGCTGACTACATGGAAACTACTTTGAAACTCCTCAAAAGGAAGCTGCATCTCTCTGGGGAGCAGAGATTCAATGTCACAG ACCTGCtaagcagaaagcagaaggagATGATTTTCAGAGGCACTGGTTGTTACTCTCAGACTCGTCCCATTAAATGCCCAAAGCAGGACATTTATCGGACCATCACCGGGGAGTGCAACAACAG AAGACACCCTCACCTGGGGTCCTCCAACCGTGGGTTTGCCCGCTGGCTCCCGGCAGTGTACGAGGACGGAGTGTCTGTTCCCAGAGGAGCAAGTGAAGGAAGGCACTACAATGGATTCCCACTCCCCCTG GTTCGGAAAGTGTCCAACGAAATCGCTCACACGGCCAACGAGAACGTCACTGCAGACCAGGAGCTCTCTCTGGTCTTCATGCACTGGGGCCAGTGGGTCAACCACGACATAGACCTGGCCCCTGCCAGCGGGGAAGGAGCCAGCCTGGAGCTCCTGTGCCACACTGACTGTGCCTTCAAGCCCCCCTGCTTCCCCATTAAG TTCCCCCCCGATGACCCACGGGTGGTGAGGCCTGACACCTGCATGCCCTTTGTCCAGTCGGCCCCCGTGTGCAATCCCAGGGCGTTCTCCCGGGAGCAGCTCAACGCCGCCACCTCCTTCATCGATGCCAGCACCTTGTACGGCAGCGACGGCGCCCTGGCCAGGAGCCTGAGGAACCTCACCAGCCAGCTGGGCCTCATGGCCGTGAACCAGGATTTCACGGACGCGGGGCTGGAACTGCTGCCCTTTGAGAACGTGACAAAGAGCGTCTGTGTCCTCACCAACCTGGGCGCCAACATCCCCTGCTTTAAAGCAG gGGATAAACGTGTGACTGAAAACCTGGGACTTTCTACCATGCACACGATCTTTCTCCGAGAGCACAATCGCCTGGTCAAGGAGCTGAGGGAATTAAATCCCCACTGGGATGGGGAAAAGCTGTACCAGGAGAGTCGAAAGATTGTGATTGCCATAAACCAG ATAATAACATACAGGGATTACCTCCCACTTCTGCTGGCTGAGGAGACCAGCAAGTGGATCCCTCAGTACCGTGGTTATGATGAGGAGGTGGATCCCAGAGCCTCAAACGTTTTTTCCCTGGCTTTCCGATTCGGCCACACCTCAGTGCAGCCCTTTGTGTCCCGCTTGGATGAGGGTTTCCAGCCTTTGGGTTCCTTCTCCCATGTCCCTCTTCATCTGACCTTCTGTGCTACTTGGAGAATTATAACGGAAG GAGGCATCGACCCCCTGGTCCGGGGCATGGTGGTGGATCACGCGAAGAAGATGGAACAGAACCAGCTGATGGTGGAGGAGCTCCAGAACCACCTCTTTGAACAGCTGGAGGTCATGGGGCTGGATTTAGCAGCCATGAACATGCAACGGGGAAGAGACCACGGCCTGCCAG GTTACAACGCCTGGAGGGGCTTCTGTGGGCTCTCCCAACCCCAAACTGTGGAAGAATTCTCTGAGGTGCTTGGCAATCCCAAACTGGCCAAGAAGTTCCTGGATGTGTACGGGACACCGGACAACATCGACCTGTGGATCGGGGCGGTCGCAGAGCCTGTggttccccagggcagggtgggacCCCTCCTGTCCTGCATCATTGGCACCCAGTTCAGGAACCTGCGGGATGGGGACAG GTTCTGGTGGGAGAACCCAGGAGTTTTCACTCCACAACAGCTGCAAGCACTGAGAAAAATCACCCTGTCAAAGGTGTTCTGTGACACCACTCGTATCCAGAAGATACCCAGGGATGTGTTCAGGATCAACAGTTACCCCGAGGACTTCACTGACTGCCAGGAGATCGACGGGCTCGACCTCTCACCCTGGAAAGATGAACCTGAGGGTGGCACAAAAG ATTCTAGTCCTGCTGCTCAAACCAGTGTTGGAAACCCCTGA
- the LOC116796694 gene encoding C-C motif chemokine 5-like produces the protein MKVSTLCLSIILVAALLSQVSPAPLGSDTTICCFGYTPRKLPQNHVKEYFYTSSKCPQPAVVFITQKNREVCANPGARWVKEYVDSLELH, from the exons ATGAAGGTCTCCACCCTTTGCCTCTCCATCATCCTCGTCGCTGCCCTCCTGTCTCAGGTGTCTCCTGCTCCAT TGGGGTCTGACACCACTATCTGCTGCTTTGGCTACACCCCACGGAAGCTGCCCCAGAATCATGTGAAGGAATATTTCTACACCAGCAGcaagtgccctcagccagcAGTTGT GTTCATCACCCAGAAGAACCGAGAAGTCTGTGCCAACCCTGGTGCCAGGTGGGTGAAGGAATACGTggacagcctggagctgcactga
- the LOC116796780 gene encoding C-C motif chemokine 4-like has protein sequence MKVFAAVLALFLLAASFSQTFSGPVGPDLPICCFKFTRHELPRDRILRHYSTRTSCPQPGIVFVTRRGHQVCANPSDTWVRRYLQSLEQN, from the exons ATGAAGGTCTTTGCAGCTGTTCTGgctcttttcctccttgcagCCTCCTTCTCCCAAACTTTCTCTGGCCCAG TTGGACCTGACCTCCCCATCTGCTGCTTCAAGTTCACCCGCCACGAGCTGCCCCGGGACCGAATCCTGCGTCACTACAGCACCAGAACCAGCTGCCCCCAGCCAGGCATTGT GTTTGTCACAAGGAGAGGCCACCAGGTCTGTGCCAATCCCAGTGACACCTGGGTCCGGAGGTACCTGCAGAGCTTGGAGCAGAACTGA